Proteins encoded by one window of Blautia argi:
- a CDS encoding adaptor protein MecA yields the protein MKIEKINENQIRCTLTRADLEERQIRLSELAYGSDKAKTLFRDMMQQASSEFGFEADNTPLMIEAIPVSADSIILIISKVDDPEELDTRFSKFTPFGNATAVSEDAPPIEVEGADDILDIFQKIYEAKAKAMERRKKEKAASENKETATKPENIGDTPVSVNLMREYVFQNLDTVIEAAHGLNNFFQGFSALYKDEKNNTYSLVLHQEETSPEDFNRVCNMLSEYGKGSPFSPAKQAYF from the coding sequence ATGAAAATAGAAAAAATAAATGAAAATCAGATACGTTGTACACTGACAAGAGCTGATTTGGAGGAACGGCAAATTCGTTTAAGTGAGCTGGCTTACGGCAGTGATAAGGCAAAAACTCTTTTCCGGGATATGATGCAGCAGGCAAGTTCCGAGTTTGGCTTTGAAGCTGACAATACACCTCTCATGATTGAGGCAATTCCGGTGTCTGCAGACAGTATTATTTTAATTATTTCCAAGGTAGATGACCCGGAGGAACTGGATACCCGCTTTTCCAAATTCACCCCTTTTGGCAATGCTACAGCCGTTTCCGAGGACGCCCCTCCTATTGAAGTAGAAGGCGCTGACGATATCCTGGATATCTTCCAGAAAATTTATGAGGCAAAGGCAAAAGCCATGGAGCGCAGAAAAAAAGAAAAAGCAGCCTCCGAAAACAAAGAAACGGCCACAAAGCCGGAAAACATCGGGGATACCCCTGTTTCTGTCAACTTAATGCGGGAATATGTTTTCCAAAACCTGGATACCGTTATTGAAGCAGCCCATGGGCTGAACAATTTCTTCCAGGGCTTCAGCGCTCTGTATAAGGATGAGAAAAACAATACCTACTCCCTGGTACTCCATCAGGAAGAAACCTCACCAGAGGATTTCAACAGAGTATGCAACATGCTTTCTGAATATGGAAAGGGAAGTCCCTTCTCTCCGGCAAAGCAGGCATATTTTTAA
- a CDS encoding glycosyl hydrolase family 18 protein, which yields MAKRRKRRRRRRSFPPALIALFLIVIVGAAGLITTYVKKYTPSDIRMDLADYYKLESPEEVALIFQDTLSEYRGRLIEDMIYLPYQAVTGVLGGRFYWDQETQSMLYTTPDSVIEIQPDMEFQAQGQEQSFVPVRKLDESLYIALDFLENYMQIESRVYEKPARVVITYEWQKIQTVEADRDTVVRYQGGIKSPILSDVKAGDSMELLEELENWSRVLTKDGIDGYVKKEDLKASKTAEPKYQGAYEENFTSLTRDYKINLAWHQVTSEAANGAFEQTVKDLQGVNVISPTWFSVTGTEGTISSLASAEYVEKAHKKGMEVWGLIDNFDKNVSTLETLSKRSARTHIIEMLLSEAKRVGMDGINLDFEALTEEEAPHFIQFVRELSVMCRANNLVLSVDNPVPQYTSFYNRKEQGIVADYVIIMGYDEHTVGAETAGSVASLPFVEAGIVQTLKEVPKEKVINGVPFYTRLWTENNNGAVTSEVFGMDQAEKYVQEKGMEVYWNKDVSQNYGELATSEGTQKIWLEDEKSLEAKMKLIQQYELAGVAEWKLGFERADVWPVISKYLQ from the coding sequence ATGGCAAAACGAAGGAAAAGAAGAAGGCGCAGGAGAAGCTTTCCCCCTGCACTGATAGCGTTATTTCTTATCGTAATCGTTGGGGCAGCGGGGCTTATTACAACCTATGTAAAGAAATATACACCGTCAGATATCCGAATGGATTTGGCAGACTATTATAAGCTGGAATCCCCGGAGGAGGTTGCCCTGATTTTTCAGGATACCTTAAGTGAGTACAGAGGCAGGCTCATAGAGGATATGATCTATCTTCCCTATCAGGCAGTAACCGGTGTTCTGGGCGGAAGATTTTACTGGGATCAGGAAACACAGAGTATGTTGTATACAACCCCGGATTCTGTAATAGAGATTCAGCCGGATATGGAATTTCAGGCACAGGGGCAGGAACAGAGTTTTGTTCCGGTGAGAAAGCTGGACGAGAGTCTTTATATTGCTCTGGATTTTCTGGAAAATTATATGCAGATAGAAAGTCGGGTATACGAAAAACCGGCAAGAGTTGTTATTACCTATGAGTGGCAGAAGATTCAGACTGTGGAGGCAGACCGGGATACTGTAGTTCGTTACCAGGGCGGAATTAAGAGTCCCATTCTTTCTGATGTGAAAGCAGGGGATTCCATGGAACTTTTGGAGGAACTGGAAAACTGGTCCAGAGTTCTGACAAAAGACGGAATCGACGGCTATGTAAAAAAAGAAGATCTGAAAGCGTCAAAGACAGCCGAGCCAAAATACCAGGGGGCTTATGAGGAGAATTTTACCAGCCTTACCAGAGATTATAAAATCAACCTTGCATGGCATCAGGTTACCTCCGAGGCAGCCAATGGAGCTTTTGAGCAGACGGTAAAGGATTTGCAGGGCGTCAATGTTATTTCCCCTACCTGGTTTTCTGTGACAGGAACAGAGGGAACGATTTCTTCCCTTGCCAGCGCAGAATATGTAGAAAAAGCACACAAAAAGGGCATGGAGGTCTGGGGACTGATTGATAATTTTGATAAAAATGTAAGCACACTGGAAACCCTGTCTAAAAGAAGCGCCAGAACCCATATCATTGAGATGCTTTTAAGTGAAGCCAAAAGAGTGGGAATGGACGGAATTAATTTAGACTTTGAGGCGCTGACAGAGGAAGAGGCGCCGCATTTTATCCAGTTTGTCAGAGAACTGTCTGTTATGTGCAGAGCCAACAATCTGGTTCTGTCTGTGGACAATCCGGTTCCGCAGTATACTTCTTTTTATAACAGAAAGGAACAGGGGATTGTGGCGGATTATGTGATTATCATGGGATATGATGAACATACTGTTGGAGCGGAAACTGCAGGTTCTGTAGCGTCCCTTCCTTTTGTGGAAGCGGGAATTGTCCAGACTCTGAAGGAAGTTCCTAAGGAAAAGGTGATTAACGGTGTGCCGTTTTATACCAGATTGTGGACAGAGAACAATAATGGAGCTGTGACCAGTGAGGTCTTTGGCATGGATCAGGCAGAAAAATATGTGCAGGAAAAAGGCATGGAAGTATACTGGAATAAAGATGTATCGCAGAATTATGGCGAGCTTGCCACTTCCGAGGGTACACAGAAAATCTGGCTGGAAGATGAGAAATCTCTGGAAGCAAAGATGAAACTGATACAGCAGTATGAGCTGGCAGGGGTAGCAGAATGGAAGCTGGGATTTGAACGGGCAGATGTATGGCCGGTTATCAGCAAATATTTACAGTAA
- a CDS encoding ABC transporter ATP-binding protein: protein MASLSLQHINKTYPNGFEAVKDFNLEIADKEFIIFVGPSGCGKSTTLRMIAGLEEISGGTLKIGDKVVNDVEPKDRDIAMVFQNYALYPHMTVYDNMAFGLKLRKVPKDQIDKMVKEAAKILDLEKLLDRKPKALSGGQRQRVAMGRAIVREPKVFLMDEPLSNLDAKLRVQMRTEISKLHERLGATIIYVTHDQTEAMTLGTRIVVMKDGVVQQVDTPQTLYNAPCNLFVAGFIGSPQMNFLDAVVHVKGNDVELQIGKTVLQVPASKKKALIDGGYDGKTVVMGIRPEHVYDDEARIQAFPNSTIEGKITVYELLGAEVYLYFDTEGFSMTARVNPRTTARTGDTVKFALDMEKVHVFDKETEQVITN, encoded by the coding sequence ATGGCAAGTTTATCATTACAGCATATTAACAAGACTTATCCAAATGGTTTTGAAGCAGTAAAAGATTTCAATCTTGAAATTGCAGATAAAGAATTCATCATCTTTGTAGGACCTTCAGGTTGTGGAAAATCTACAACACTTCGTATGATTGCAGGTCTGGAAGAAATCTCAGGCGGTACATTAAAAATCGGTGACAAAGTAGTAAACGATGTTGAACCAAAAGACAGAGATATTGCAATGGTATTCCAGAACTACGCTCTGTATCCACATATGACCGTTTATGATAACATGGCATTTGGTCTGAAACTGAGAAAAGTTCCAAAAGATCAGATTGACAAAATGGTTAAAGAAGCAGCTAAGATCCTTGACCTGGAAAAATTATTAGACCGTAAACCAAAAGCTCTTTCCGGTGGTCAGAGACAGCGTGTTGCTATGGGACGTGCTATCGTGCGTGAACCTAAAGTATTCTTAATGGACGAACCTCTGTCAAACCTTGATGCAAAACTTCGTGTACAGATGCGTACTGAAATTTCTAAATTACATGAAAGATTAGGCGCTACTATCATCTACGTTACACATGACCAGACAGAAGCTATGACACTGGGTACCAGAATCGTTGTTATGAAAGATGGTGTTGTACAGCAGGTAGATACACCTCAGACATTATACAATGCTCCATGTAACTTATTCGTTGCTGGATTTATCGGTTCTCCTCAGATGAACTTCTTAGATGCAGTTGTACATGTAAAAGGAAATGATGTTGAATTACAGATTGGTAAGACTGTACTTCAGGTACCGGCTTCCAAGAAAAAAGCTCTTATTGACGGCGGATATGACGGAAAAACAGTTGTTATGGGTATTCGTCCAGAGCATGTATACGATGATGAAGCTCGTATCCAGGCATTCCCGAACAGCACAATTGAAGGAAAAATCACTGTTTATGAATTACTTGGTGCTGAAGTTTATCTGTACTTTGACACAGAAGGATTCTCTATGACAGCAAGAGTAAATCCTCGTACAACAGCAAGAACAGGTGATACTGTTAAATTTGCATTAGACATGGAAAAAGTTCATGTATTTGATAAAGAAACAGAGCAGGTTATCACAAACTAA
- a CDS encoding helix-turn-helix domain-containing protein gives MLANFEKREEKECAWTGRYESLHNLPHWHLECELIYIEKGTVTVSYNHTAYQLHDREAVFIQSGEIHYIHGESGSITQILMFNASMIQEITRRTALASPLLPSFSATAVPNLFKTVKKELEEKQSFYEMKIIGMIRCLFVDIYRHGIPIEEKSARFHTSMENYKNLLNEIEEKYSYITFSDASSFMGFSEPYFSKFFKNISGMTFSTYLNIIRLEKAIEMLRHNRQELSITEIASLCGFDTIRHFNRTFKEITGYSPSTLPKDYVLTSRSIKSMKGNFNPTLSGSKLLDS, from the coding sequence ATGCTTGCAAACTTTGAAAAACGGGAAGAAAAAGAATGTGCATGGACGGGACGTTATGAATCTCTTCATAATCTGCCCCACTGGCATCTGGAATGCGAGTTGATTTATATCGAAAAAGGCACGGTAACTGTGTCCTACAACCACACTGCCTATCAACTACATGACAGGGAAGCCGTCTTTATCCAAAGCGGAGAAATTCACTATATTCACGGAGAATCCGGAAGCATCACACAAATTCTCATGTTTAACGCTTCCATGATACAGGAAATCACCAGAAGAACTGCCCTTGCTTCTCCTCTTTTACCTTCTTTTTCTGCTACCGCTGTCCCAAATCTCTTTAAAACAGTAAAAAAAGAGCTGGAGGAAAAACAGTCCTTTTATGAAATGAAAATCATTGGAATGATCCGCTGCCTCTTTGTAGACATTTACCGTCATGGTATCCCTATAGAAGAAAAATCCGCGAGATTTCATACTTCCATGGAAAATTATAAAAATCTGCTGAATGAAATTGAAGAAAAATACAGCTACATCACCTTTTCTGATGCCAGCAGCTTTATGGGATTTTCCGAGCCTTACTTTTCCAAATTTTTTAAAAATATATCAGGAATGACCTTTTCCACTTACCTGAATATTATACGACTGGAAAAAGCCATTGAAATGCTCCGGCACAACAGACAGGAGCTGTCTATTACAGAAATAGCTTCTCTATGCGGTTTTGACACCATACGGCATTTTAACAGAACCTTTAAGGAAATAACCGGATATTCCCCCAGTACGCTGCCCAAAGATTATGTTCTGACCTCCCGCTCTATTAAAAGTATGAAAGGAAATTTTAACCCCACGCTTTCCGGCTCAAAACTGCTGGATTCTTAA
- the araA gene encoding L-arabinose isomerase yields the protein MLEMKNYQFWFCTGSQDLYGQECLEHVAEHSKIMVDRLNQSGVLPYEVVWKPTLLTNAMIRQTFNEANADENCAGVITWMHTFSPAKSWILGLQEYRKPLLHLHTQFNREIPYDSIDMDFMNENQSAHGDREYGHIVSRMRMERKVIVGFWDDKDVQERIASWMRTAVGVIESSHIRVMRIADNMRNVAVTEGDKVEAQIKFGWEVDAYPVNEIADAVKEVSKGDTDALVEEYYDKYEILLEGRDAEEFRRHVAVQAQIELGFERFLEEKNYQAIVTHFGDLGCLQQLPGLAIQRLMEKGYGFGGEGDWKTAAMVRLMKIMTQGKKDAKGTSFMEDYTYNLVPGKEGILEAHMLEVCPTIAEGPISIKCQPLTMGDREDPARLVFTSKTGKGVATSLIDLGDRFRLIINDVNCKKVEQPMPKLPVATAFWTPEPSLQTGAEAWILAGGAHHTAFSYDLTAEQMGDWAAAMGIEAVYIDKDTTIRNLKNELRWNEAAYRLNL from the coding sequence ATGTTGGAAATGAAAAATTATCAGTTCTGGTTTTGTACCGGTTCACAGGACTTGTATGGACAGGAATGTCTGGAGCATGTGGCAGAGCATTCCAAAATTATGGTAGATAGATTAAACCAATCAGGAGTGCTTCCTTATGAAGTCGTATGGAAACCAACACTTTTGACAAATGCTATGATTCGTCAGACTTTTAATGAGGCAAATGCAGATGAAAACTGTGCAGGTGTGATTACCTGGATGCATACCTTTTCACCGGCAAAATCCTGGATTTTAGGACTTCAGGAATACAGAAAACCGCTTTTGCACCTGCATACACAGTTTAACAGAGAAATTCCATATGATTCCATTGATATGGACTTTATGAACGAAAATCAGTCTGCACATGGAGATAGAGAATACGGACATATTGTAAGCCGTATGAGAATGGAAAGAAAGGTTATTGTTGGCTTCTGGGACGATAAAGATGTGCAGGAGAGAATTGCTTCTTGGATGCGGACTGCTGTAGGTGTTATTGAAAGCAGCCATATTCGTGTGATGAGAATTGCCGATAACATGAGAAATGTAGCTGTTACAGAGGGCGACAAGGTAGAAGCACAGATTAAATTCGGCTGGGAAGTAGACGCATATCCGGTAAATGAAATTGCAGACGCAGTAAAAGAGGTTTCCAAAGGAGATACCGATGCTCTGGTAGAAGAATATTATGATAAATATGAGATTCTTTTAGAGGGCAGAGATGCAGAGGAATTCCGCAGACATGTGGCAGTTCAGGCTCAGATTGAGCTTGGATTTGAACGTTTCCTGGAGGAGAAAAACTATCAGGCCATTGTGACCCATTTTGGTGATTTGGGCTGCCTGCAGCAGCTTCCGGGTCTGGCTATTCAGAGGTTAATGGAAAAGGGCTATGGATTTGGTGGAGAAGGCGACTGGAAAACAGCAGCCATGGTTCGTCTGATGAAAATTATGACACAGGGCAAAAAAGATGCAAAGGGAACTTCTTTTATGGAGGATTATACCTATAACCTGGTTCCGGGAAAAGAAGGCATTCTGGAAGCACATATGCTGGAGGTTTGTCCAACGATTGCAGAAGGTCCTATCAGTATTAAGTGTCAGCCGCTTACTATGGGTGACAGAGAAGATCCGGCAAGACTGGTATTTACATCCAAGACAGGTAAGGGTGTAGCTACCTCTCTGATTGACCTGGGCGACAGATTCCGTCTGATTATCAATGATGTGAATTGCAAAAAGGTAGAGCAGCCAATGCCGAAGCTTCCGGTGGCCACAGCATTCTGGACACCGGAACCAAGCCTGCAGACAGGTGCAGAGGCATGGATTCTGGCAGGAGGCGCCCATCACACAGCATTCTCCTATGATTTGACTGCAGAACAGATGGGAGATTGGGCAGCAGCTATGGGAATTGAGGCTGTTTATATTGACAAAGACACCACAATCCGTAATCTGAAGAATGAACTTCGCTGGAATGAGGCAGCCTACAGACTGAACCTTTAA
- a CDS encoding PucR family transcriptional regulator, which produces MISSQVIQKTLDELRMITRIDLCVMDIDGKVNSTTFATEEEDFGDVRAFAESMADSQVMKGCHFFKIYDNQTVEYILVAKGGNEDAYMIGRVAVAEIQNLIVAYKERFDKSNFIQNLILDNLLLVDVYNRAKKLHIAVEAKRVVLLVETRNEKDQDSMEILKNLFISRNNDFITAIDEKNIIIVRTLEESDGYEEIENIANMIVDMLNAEAMSQVRVSYGNIIHEIKDVSRSYKEAKMALDVGKIFYVEKNIVGYNNLGIGRLIYQLPMPLCEMFMKEVFGGKLPESLDDETLNTINKFFDNNLNISETSRQLFLHRNTLVYRLEKIQKSTGLDIRVFDDALTFKIALMVSSYMDFMKKQD; this is translated from the coding sequence ATGATTTCAAGCCAGGTAATACAAAAGACATTAGATGAACTGAGAATGATCACAAGAATTGATTTGTGTGTCATGGATATAGACGGAAAGGTCAATTCCACCACTTTTGCTACAGAGGAAGAGGATTTTGGTGATGTGAGAGCCTTTGCAGAGTCTATGGCAGACAGCCAGGTGATGAAGGGCTGCCATTTCTTTAAAATTTACGATAATCAGACTGTGGAATATATACTGGTTGCCAAAGGCGGCAATGAAGATGCCTATATGATCGGACGTGTAGCAGTAGCAGAAATTCAAAATCTGATTGTGGCTTATAAGGAGCGTTTTGATAAGTCCAACTTTATTCAAAACCTGATTCTGGACAATCTGCTTTTAGTAGATGTGTACAACAGAGCGAAAAAGCTGCACATTGCAGTAGAGGCAAAACGAGTGGTTCTGCTGGTAGAAACCAGAAATGAAAAAGACCAGGATTCCATGGAAATTCTGAAAAATCTCTTTATTTCCAGAAATAATGATTTTATTACAGCCATTGATGAAAAGAATATTATTATTGTCCGTACTTTAGAGGAAAGCGACGGATATGAAGAAATTGAAAATATTGCAAACATGATTGTGGATATGTTAAATGCTGAGGCAATGTCCCAGGTGCGAGTATCCTACGGCAATATTATTCATGAAATCAAAGATGTGTCACGTTCTTATAAGGAAGCAAAGATGGCGCTGGACGTAGGCAAAATTTTCTATGTAGAAAAGAATATTGTGGGATACAACAATCTGGGAATCGGACGTCTGATTTATCAGCTTCCCATGCCGCTTTGTGAAATGTTCATGAAAGAGGTGTTCGGCGGAAAACTTCCGGAATCTTTAGATGATGAAACTCTGAACACCATTAATAAATTCTTTGATAACAACCTGAATATTTCAGAAACTTCCAGACAGTTGTTCCTGCACAGAAATACGCTGGTATACAGACTGGAGAAGATTCAGAAAAGCACAGGACTGGATATTCGTGTCTTTGACGATGCGCTGACCTTTAAGATTGCACTTATGGTATCCAGTTACATGGATTTCATGAAAAAGCAGGATTAA
- a CDS encoding AraC family transcriptional regulator, whose translation MKDIFLNGKAPVTYPTAENFRFIIQKGAYTIEDHWHTCMEILLPFSGSYDVSVQQQHFHLEKGDILFLHSGTVHSLSAKNRGTRLILQFDIELLYAHREFQTLLFSMPPCIHLKRKTSASTYRKSLSLLLFMLQEYRHQHILWASSLYASALELYVMLLRAPEIQMQTFSAQKNGYQIRNVRLQEKFLAVCRYLNQNLTSSITLENAAAYAGFSKFHFSRLFQQYMGTSFSEYRSRQRIQKAKVLLLTTDASITDIAMESGFNSSSTFNRTFYNSENMSPSDFRKFYAKLQN comes from the coding sequence ATGAAAGATATTTTTCTGAACGGTAAGGCACCTGTCACTTATCCAACTGCAGAAAACTTCAGATTTATTATTCAGAAAGGAGCCTATACCATTGAAGACCACTGGCATACCTGCATGGAAATTCTTCTGCCCTTTTCCGGTTCTTATGATGTATCTGTTCAGCAACAGCACTTTCATCTTGAAAAAGGAGATATTTTATTCCTGCACTCCGGGACTGTACACAGCCTTTCAGCCAAAAACCGTGGAACCCGGTTAATCTTACAGTTTGATATCGAACTTCTGTATGCACACAGGGAATTTCAAACTCTGCTCTTTTCCATGCCTCCCTGTATTCATCTGAAACGGAAGACATCAGCTTCCACATACCGAAAAAGTCTGTCCCTTCTGCTTTTTATGCTGCAGGAATATCGTCATCAGCACATTTTATGGGCATCTTCCCTTTACGCCTCAGCCCTGGAACTATACGTTATGCTTCTGCGCGCTCCGGAAATACAGATGCAGACCTTTTCTGCTCAAAAGAACGGATACCAAATTCGAAATGTCCGCCTCCAGGAAAAATTTCTTGCTGTATGCAGATATTTGAATCAAAATCTGACCTCCTCTATTACCCTAGAGAACGCAGCCGCTTATGCCGGTTTTTCCAAATTTCACTTTTCCAGGCTTTTTCAGCAGTATATGGGAACCTCTTTTTCCGAATATCGCTCCCGGCAGCGCATTCAAAAAGCAAAGGTGCTGTTGCTTACAACCGATGCCTCCATTACAGATATTGCAATGGAATCCGGTTTTAACAGCAGCAGCACCTTTAACCGTACTTTTTATAACAGTGAAAACATGTCACCCTCTGATTTCAGAAAATTTTACGCCAAACTGCAAAATTAA
- a CDS encoding glycoside hydrolase family 3 C-terminal domain-containing protein → MKSYRKERAAAREKAKKLVSQMTLMEKAAQLRYDAAPVERLGVPAYNYWNEALHGVARAGTATMFPQAIGMAAAFDEDAMERVGDIIATEGRAKYNEYSRHNDRDIYKGLTFWSPNINIFRDPRWGRGHETYGEDPYLTSRLGVRFVEGLQGDGPVMKAAACAKHYAVHSGPEAIRHEFNAECSMKDMWETYLPAFEALVTEADVEAVMGAYNRTNGEPCCGHKYLMEEVLRGKWKFDGHFTSDCWAIKDFHEAHKVTKNARESAALALKSGCDVNCGNTYLHLLAAVEEGLITEEEITTAAERLLTTRYLLGLFEGSEYDEIPYEVVECKEHVEAALDMARKGSVLLKNDGILPLDKSKLKTIGVIGPNADSRVALIGNYHGTSSRYITVLEGIQDEVEDEVRVLYSEGCQLFKDKTENLAWTQDRISEAVITAEHSDVVILCVGLDETLEGEEGDTGNSDASGDKKDLHLPKVQEELIQKVTAVGKPTVIVLMAGSAIDLNYAQEHCNGILLAWYPGARGGKAVADLLFGKVSPSGKLPVTFYKDLEGMPEFTDYSMKNRTYRYMEGEALYPFGYGLTYGKVQVKEARVLNEVTRESDIEVQVTAENRGNLRTEEVVQIYIKDLESPLAVRNYSLCAFGRVDLEAGESKTLTLRIPNRAMEVVDEQGNRHIDSKHFKLFAGISQPDKRSEELTGEKSVPVNVILE, encoded by the coding sequence ATGAAAAGTTACAGAAAAGAGAGAGCAGCGGCAAGAGAAAAGGCAAAAAAACTGGTATCGCAGATGACGCTTATGGAAAAGGCAGCGCAGCTTCGCTACGATGCGGCTCCGGTGGAACGTCTGGGAGTTCCTGCCTATAATTATTGGAATGAGGCATTGCACGGTGTGGCAAGAGCAGGTACAGCAACAATGTTTCCACAGGCAATCGGTATGGCGGCAGCTTTTGATGAGGACGCTATGGAAAGAGTGGGGGATATCATTGCCACAGAAGGAAGGGCAAAATACAATGAGTATTCCAGACACAATGACAGAGATATCTATAAAGGACTGACCTTTTGGTCACCGAATATCAATATTTTCCGTGACCCAAGGTGGGGCAGAGGCCATGAAACCTATGGAGAGGACCCGTATCTGACTTCACGCCTGGGAGTACGGTTTGTGGAGGGGCTGCAGGGGGACGGGCCTGTAATGAAGGCGGCAGCCTGTGCCAAGCACTATGCAGTACACAGTGGACCGGAGGCAATTCGTCATGAATTTAATGCAGAGTGCAGTATGAAAGATATGTGGGAAACTTACCTTCCTGCCTTTGAGGCTTTGGTGACAGAGGCAGATGTAGAGGCGGTTATGGGGGCATATAACCGTACCAATGGAGAGCCATGCTGCGGACACAAATATCTCATGGAAGAGGTGCTACGGGGGAAATGGAAATTTGACGGACATTTTACCTCAGACTGCTGGGCAATTAAGGATTTCCATGAAGCCCATAAGGTGACAAAAAATGCCAGAGAATCAGCGGCCCTTGCTTTAAAGAGCGGCTGCGATGTGAATTGTGGAAACACCTACCTGCATTTGCTGGCAGCTGTGGAGGAAGGACTGATTACAGAGGAAGAAATTACCACAGCAGCAGAGCGCCTTTTGACAACTCGGTATCTTCTGGGCTTATTTGAGGGAAGCGAATACGATGAAATACCTTATGAAGTGGTAGAGTGTAAAGAGCATGTGGAAGCAGCTCTTGATATGGCAAGAAAAGGCAGTGTGCTTTTGAAAAATGACGGGATTCTGCCTCTTGACAAGAGTAAGCTGAAAACCATTGGCGTGATTGGTCCTAATGCGGACAGTCGGGTAGCGCTGATTGGGAATTATCATGGTACATCTTCCCGTTATATTACGGTTCTGGAAGGAATTCAGGACGAAGTGGAAGATGAGGTAAGAGTTTTATATTCAGAAGGCTGTCAGCTCTTTAAAGACAAAACAGAGAATCTGGCGTGGACACAGGACAGAATCTCTGAGGCAGTGATTACTGCAGAACACAGCGATGTGGTAATTCTCTGCGTAGGGCTTGATGAAACACTGGAGGGCGAGGAAGGGGATACAGGAAACAGTGATGCTTCCGGGGATAAAAAGGACCTTCATCTTCCAAAGGTACAGGAGGAGCTGATTCAAAAGGTAACTGCAGTAGGAAAGCCGACAGTTATCGTGCTTATGGCGGGCAGTGCCATTGATTTAAATTATGCGCAGGAACACTGCAATGGTATTCTTCTTGCCTGGTATCCGGGAGCAAGAGGCGGAAAGGCTGTGGCAGATTTATTGTTTGGTAAGGTGTCACCTTCCGGAAAGCTGCCTGTAACCTTTTATAAAGATTTGGAAGGTATGCCGGAATTTACGGACTATTCCATGAAAAACCGTACTTATCGTTACATGGAAGGAGAAGCTTTATATCCCTTTGGATACGGACTGACTTATGGAAAGGTACAGGTGAAAGAGGCACGGGTTTTAAATGAGGTGACCAGGGAAAGTGATATAGAGGTGCAGGTAACAGCAGAAAACAGGGGAAACCTCCGCACAGAAGAGGTGGTACAGATTTATATTAAAGATCTGGAATCTCCGCTGGCGGTAAGAAATTATAGCCTGTGTGCTTTTGGTCGCGTAGATTTAGAAGCAGGGGAAAGCAAGACGCTGACTCTGAGAATTCCGAATCGTGCCATGGAAGTGGTAGACGAGCAGGGAAACCGCCATATAGACAGTAAGCATTTTAAGCTGTTTGCAGGTATTTCACAGCCGGATAAGAGAAGCGAAGAACTTACCGGAGAAAAATCAGTGCCAGTAAATGTAATATTGGAATAG